A genome region from Flavobacterium sp. includes the following:
- a CDS encoding DUF4139 domain-containing protein, translated as MIKKQATALLLFFSIFAFAQKPIFTTAKVKAATVYFNAAEISQIANTILPLGTSEIVIKNVAVNLNESSIQIGTPATVTVLSVQFTNNYISEYEPDPKSPLLKKVRDSIVLVQKEILKVNNSINSESKTIQLLDKNQQISGTNSGLNVAELMKMVDYYKSKQIEIANNINTLTEKKQKLDETLQKLNNKLEVDTSKEEKTSSGKLIVQVMNNAAGQVPLEISYLTNNAGWSTFYDLRTESVAAPINMMYKAQVVQNTGIDWKKVKLTLSSGYPNQNNQAPILSSWFLANQAYIDQVITATAYGINKRNQIQGSIYKDKKVSNEMEMAAPVMAESSVSNYTTVAENQLNISFDIDIPYDILSNGKIHSVSLKEIKLPATYKYYAVPKAENDAFLLAEIADYSKYNLLRGEANIIFEGMYVGKTFIEPNQTSDTLNLSMGRDKKVSIKREKVADKSGTKFLSARKEQTFTYDITVRNNKKEPVELLLKDQYPLSTNKEIEVELLQNDSAKINAETGILTWQLQLKPNETKKFRISYKVKYPKDQVLNL; from the coding sequence ATGATTAAAAAACAAGCAACAGCACTCTTATTATTCTTTAGCATTTTTGCCTTTGCGCAGAAACCAATTTTTACTACAGCAAAGGTAAAAGCTGCTACAGTATATTTTAATGCTGCCGAAATTTCTCAAATTGCAAATACAATTTTACCGTTAGGAACAAGTGAAATTGTGATTAAAAATGTGGCCGTAAATTTAAATGAAAGTTCAATCCAAATTGGTACGCCGGCGACTGTAACGGTACTTTCGGTTCAATTTACTAATAATTATATTTCAGAATATGAACCCGATCCTAAATCGCCTTTATTGAAAAAAGTTCGTGACAGTATTGTTTTGGTTCAGAAGGAAATTCTGAAAGTAAATAATAGCATAAATTCTGAATCAAAAACCATTCAGTTATTAGATAAAAACCAACAGATTTCCGGCACAAATTCTGGGTTAAATGTTGCCGAATTAATGAAAATGGTCGATTATTATAAAAGCAAGCAAATAGAAATTGCAAACAACATAAATACACTGACTGAGAAAAAGCAAAAGCTAGATGAAACACTTCAAAAACTAAACAACAAACTTGAAGTTGATACAAGTAAAGAAGAAAAAACTTCATCTGGAAAACTGATTGTTCAGGTAATGAACAATGCTGCAGGGCAGGTTCCTTTAGAAATATCTTATTTAACCAATAATGCCGGCTGGTCTACTTTTTATGATTTACGCACCGAAAGCGTTGCGGCTCCAATTAATATGATGTACAAAGCGCAAGTGGTTCAAAATACAGGAATTGACTGGAAAAAAGTAAAACTGACTCTGTCAAGCGGTTATCCAAATCAAAATAATCAAGCTCCAATATTGAGTTCTTGGTTTCTGGCGAATCAGGCATATATTGATCAAGTTATTACTGCTACTGCTTATGGAATCAACAAAAGAAATCAGATACAGGGAAGTATCTATAAAGATAAAAAAGTAAGTAATGAAATGGAGATGGCTGCACCGGTCATGGCAGAATCTTCGGTTTCGAATTACACAACTGTGGCAGAAAACCAGCTTAATATTTCTTTTGATATTGATATCCCGTATGACATTTTATCAAATGGAAAAATTCACAGCGTATCTTTAAAAGAAATAAAACTTCCGGCAACATATAAATATTATGCTGTTCCAAAAGCTGAAAATGATGCTTTTTTACTTGCTGAAATTGCAGACTACAGCAAATACAATTTACTGCGAGGTGAAGCGAATATTATTTTTGAAGGAATGTATGTTGGTAAAACATTCATAGAACCAAATCAGACCAGTGATACTTTGAACTTAAGTATGGGGCGCGATAAAAAAGTATCAATTAAACGTGAAAAAGTTGCAGATAAATCAGGAACTAAGTTTTTATCTGCTAGAAAAGAACAAACTTTTACTTATGATATTACCGTTAGAAATAATAAAAAAGAACCTGTAGAATTATTGCTAAAAGACCAATATCCGCTTAGCACAAATAAGGAAATCGAAGTTGAATTACTGCAGAACGACAGTGCTAAAATAAATGCAGAAACTGGAATCTTGACCTGGCAATTACAGCTGAAACCAAATGAAACCAAGAAATTCAGAATTAGCTATAAAGTGAAATATCCAAAAGATCAAGTTTTAAATTTATAA
- a CDS encoding vWA domain-containing protein, with protein MKSNLFISALFATVFSFAGCNTSNASPKNKIEIKKTETANATKIQVALLLDTSSSMDGLIDQAKSRLWEIVNTLTTLKYEGKTPEIEIALYEYGNDGLSEKSNYIRQITPLSTDLDLISEKLFALRTNGGNEYCGAVIQDATKELKWAPENSSMKLIYIAGNEEFNQGKISYKEAISTALKNDIYVNTIFCGNKTEGINTFWKDGADRGKGKYFNIDSDKAVQYIATPYDEEITKCDEKINKTYINYGAKGAEKKMNQVMQDQNAKKVSNANYTNRAVSKSKAVYKNESWDLVDKAKQDPNAISKMKKEELPDELKDKSEAEIKTIISEKTKEREAIQKEVSVLAKKRQEYINAEAKKTKKQDDLGNTINSSIVAFAKVKGYTVEKE; from the coding sequence ATGAAATCAAATCTTTTTATTTCTGCACTTTTTGCCACTGTATTTTCTTTTGCGGGCTGCAACACTTCTAATGCAAGTCCGAAAAACAAAATTGAAATCAAAAAAACGGAAACGGCCAATGCAACCAAAATTCAGGTAGCACTTTTATTGGATACTTCAAGCAGTATGGACGGACTAATTGATCAGGCAAAATCGAGATTATGGGAAATTGTAAACACACTGACAACATTAAAATACGAAGGAAAAACTCCCGAAATTGAAATTGCTTTATATGAATATGGAAATGATGGTTTATCTGAAAAGTCAAATTACATTAGACAAATAACGCCTTTATCGACAGATCTTGATTTGATTTCAGAAAAACTATTTGCTTTGAGAACCAATGGCGGAAACGAATATTGCGGGGCGGTAATTCAGGACGCGACAAAAGAATTAAAATGGGCTCCGGAAAACAGCAGCATGAAACTGATTTACATTGCCGGAAACGAAGAATTCAATCAAGGAAAAATCAGTTATAAAGAAGCAATCAGCACTGCTTTGAAAAATGATATTTATGTGAATACTATTTTTTGCGGTAACAAAACGGAAGGCATTAACACATTCTGGAAAGACGGTGCCGACCGTGGAAAAGGAAAGTATTTCAATATAGATTCAGATAAAGCGGTTCAATATATTGCAACACCTTATGACGAAGAAATCACAAAGTGTGATGAAAAAATAAACAAAACGTACATTAATTATGGTGCTAAAGGAGCTGAGAAAAAAATGAATCAGGTTATGCAGGACCAAAATGCTAAAAAAGTTTCAAACGCCAATTACACCAATCGTGCAGTAAGTAAATCAAAAGCGGTTTATAAAAACGAAAGCTGGGACTTGGTTGACAAAGCAAAACAGGATCCTAATGCGATTTCTAAAATGAAAAAAGAGGAACTGCCTGACGAACTTAAAGATAAATCGGAAGCTGAAATTAAAACAATTATAAGCGAGAAAACAAAAGAGCGAGAAGCTATTCAAAAAGAGGTTAGTGTTTTGGCAAAAAAACGTCAGGAATATATTAATGCCGAAGCTAAAAAAACCAAAAAGCAAGACGATTTGGGCAACACGATAAACAGTTCTATTGTAGCTTTTGCAAAAGTGAAAGGCTATACTGTTGAGAAAGAATAG
- a CDS encoding SIMPL domain-containing protein — protein MKKLFSFFLTLLFSPFIIGQASGNVNYQNQYQASNTIDINFPSNEGIVVSIKGLANVKADSYTAIFSTTQTGKTTKEVNELIDQRINKSLSEIKLKKAVETFVDMISFVPVYEYEVEKKVFNRKTYNEVPVGFELKKNIHIKFSDPNQLNDFISILSNYEIYDLVRVDYFSNALETIKKEMMTKARLLTQEKIKNYETLLGETFTNAEKRIADDFVVNLPVEMYKSYEAYNSSSLNLKKSANVNQVSKSTTLYYQPVFNKEFDFIINPAVLEPVIQVQYEVKIFINREKEKKQIAKTDKEYILVTPNGDLRPINVSSPKQTY, from the coding sequence ATGAAAAAACTATTCTCTTTCTTTTTGACATTATTATTTTCTCCATTTATAATTGGACAAGCCTCTGGAAATGTCAATTATCAAAATCAATATCAAGCCAGCAATACTATTGATATTAATTTCCCTTCAAATGAAGGAATTGTGGTAAGTATAAAAGGGCTCGCCAACGTTAAGGCCGATTCATACACCGCAATTTTCAGCACTACCCAAACTGGTAAAACAACCAAAGAAGTTAATGAGTTAATTGATCAGCGAATTAATAAATCGCTCAGCGAAATCAAACTTAAAAAAGCCGTTGAAACTTTTGTCGATATGATTTCGTTTGTTCCGGTTTATGAATATGAAGTCGAGAAAAAAGTCTTTAATCGTAAAACTTACAATGAAGTTCCTGTTGGATTTGAATTAAAAAAGAACATCCATATCAAATTCTCAGATCCAAATCAGCTTAATGATTTTATTTCGATTTTATCTAATTACGAAATATACGATTTGGTTCGCGTTGATTATTTCTCTAATGCCTTAGAAACCATTAAAAAAGAAATGATGACCAAGGCAAGACTTCTGACTCAGGAAAAAATCAAAAACTATGAAACACTGCTTGGAGAAACCTTTACAAATGCTGAAAAAAGAATCGCCGATGATTTTGTTGTCAATTTGCCTGTAGAAATGTACAAATCGTATGAGGCTTACAACAGCTCTTCTTTAAATTTGAAAAAATCAGCCAATGTTAACCAAGTCAGTAAATCTACTACGCTTTATTATCAGCCTGTTTTTAATAAAGAATTTGATTTTATTATAAATCCCGCTGTTTTAGAACCTGTTATTCAAGTGCAATATGAAGTTAAAATTTTCATCAACAGAGAAAAAGAAAAGAAACAGATTGCCAAAACAGACAAAGAATATATTCTTGTTACTCCAAATGGCGATTTAAGACCTATTAATGTGTCTTCACCAAAACAAACTTATTAG
- a CDS encoding exodeoxyribonuclease III codes for MKIISYNVNGIRAAITKGFIEWLQAASPDVICLQEIKATQDQIPVEAITAAGYPYQYYYPATKKGYSGVAILSKIEPKKVVYGTGIHHMDFEGRNLRADFDDVSVMSLYLPSGTNIERLDHKFMFMDDFQKYINELKVTIPNLIICGDYNICHEAIDIHDPVRNKTVSGFLPEERAWLDAFMKSGFIDSFRHFNKDPHHYSWWSYRAGARGNNKGWRIDYNLVSEVMGHRLKRAVILPDAVHSDHCPVLVEID; via the coding sequence ATGAAAATTATTTCTTATAATGTAAACGGAATTCGTGCTGCAATTACCAAAGGTTTTATTGAATGGCTGCAAGCGGCCAGCCCTGATGTTATCTGTCTTCAGGAAATTAAAGCAACTCAGGATCAAATTCCTGTAGAAGCAATAACGGCTGCGGGCTATCCTTACCAATATTATTATCCTGCGACAAAAAAAGGTTACAGCGGTGTAGCAATATTATCTAAAATAGAACCTAAAAAAGTAGTATACGGAACCGGAATTCATCATATGGATTTTGAAGGACGTAACCTTCGTGCTGATTTTGATGATGTTTCTGTAATGAGTTTATATCTTCCGTCAGGAACAAATATTGAAAGACTGGATCATAAATTTATGTTTATGGACGATTTTCAAAAATATATTAATGAGTTAAAAGTTACGATTCCAAATTTAATTATCTGCGGAGATTATAATATCTGCCATGAAGCAATTGATATTCATGATCCTGTTCGTAACAAAACAGTTTCAGGATTTTTGCCGGAAGAACGCGCCTGGCTGGATGCTTTTATGAAATCCGGATTTATAGATAGTTTCCGTCATTTTAATAAAGATCCGCATCATTATTCGTGGTGGAGCTATCGCGCAGGAGCCCGAGGAAATAATAAAGGCTGGCGTATTGATTATAACTTAGTAAGTGAAGTAATGGGGCATCGTTTAAAACGTGCCGTAATTCTTCCGGATGCTGTTCACTCAGATCATTGTCCGGTTTTAGTTGAGATTGATTAA
- a CDS encoding aldo/keto reductase — protein sequence MKYTTLPNTDIKVSKINLGTMTFGQQNTEAEGHAQMDYALERGVNFFDTAEMYSVPASEATYGSTEKIIGTWFKKSGNRDKVVLASKIAGPNPSFGYMREKLDFSPASIKYALENSLKRLQTDYIDLYQMHWPERKTNNFGQRAFHGHNDAWEDNFREILETFDGLIKEGKIKHIGVSNENAWGMMRLLEESKYNNLPRIKTVQNPYSLLNRLFEVNSAEVSKYENVGLLGYSPLAFGVLTGKFLTGESHPKARINLFPQYKRYNSEQCTQATKLYQEIAKKHGLTLTQLAMGFVLQQPFLTSAIIGATTLEQLEENIDTIDVVLSKEILAEIDAVQAIIPDPAP from the coding sequence ATGAAATACACAACACTACCCAACACCGACATAAAAGTTAGTAAAATCAATCTTGGAACAATGACTTTCGGGCAGCAGAATACCGAAGCTGAAGGACATGCTCAAATGGATTACGCTCTGGAAAGAGGAGTTAATTTCTTCGATACAGCCGAAATGTATTCAGTTCCGGCGAGTGAAGCAACTTACGGAAGTACAGAAAAAATTATTGGAACCTGGTTTAAAAAATCAGGAAATAGAGATAAAGTGGTTCTGGCATCTAAAATCGCCGGTCCAAATCCGAGTTTTGGATACATGCGTGAAAAACTGGATTTTTCTCCGGCAAGTATTAAATACGCTTTAGAAAATAGTTTAAAAAGACTTCAGACAGATTATATCGATTTGTATCAAATGCACTGGCCGGAAAGAAAAACTAATAATTTCGGACAGCGTGCTTTTCACGGACACAATGATGCCTGGGAAGATAATTTCAGAGAGATATTAGAAACTTTCGACGGATTAATCAAAGAAGGGAAAATTAAACATATTGGTGTTTCTAATGAAAATGCGTGGGGAATGATGCGCCTTTTGGAAGAAAGCAAATACAACAATCTGCCAAGAATTAAAACCGTTCAAAATCCTTATTCTTTATTGAACCGTTTGTTTGAAGTAAATTCTGCCGAAGTTTCAAAATACGAAAACGTTGGTTTATTAGGATATTCACCTTTAGCATTTGGAGTTTTAACCGGGAAATTTTTAACTGGGGAAAGTCACCCAAAAGCAAGAATTAATCTTTTTCCACAATACAAACGTTACAATAGCGAACAATGTACGCAAGCAACAAAATTGTATCAGGAAATCGCCAAAAAACATGGTTTAACGCTAACACAACTTGCTATGGGATTTGTATTGCAACAGCCATTTTTGACAAGTGCAATTATTGGTGCAACAACTTTAGAGCAATTAGAAGAAAACATCGATACTATTGATGTTGTGCTTTCTAAAGAAATTTTGGCAGAAATCGATGCTGTTCAGGCAATAATTCCTGATCCGGCGCCTTAA
- a CDS encoding OmpA family protein — protein sequence MIKKASIGLVVLALSATSCVSKKIYNDLETKYSDLKKENRSIADENESLKTAKNQLELDRDKLTKDLANTKDELAKQKADLAAEQKKYKVLQDSYNALEKNSNDALESNMAKNRDLLAQLEAKSKKLADEQARLDKTANRLKELEDMIAAKEESMRKLKETLSKALNGFEGKGLTVEQKNGKVYVSMENKLLFNSGSWAVGTEGRKAVVELGKVLGENPDLSVLIEGHTDDDPYAGSGPIANNWDLSTKRATAIVAILSENTKINKQKLTAAGRSEFSPLASNATPEGKAKNRRIEIILTPRLDEIADMLNSIN from the coding sequence ATGATTAAAAAAGCCTCCATTGGATTAGTTGTTTTAGCATTGTCTGCAACTTCATGCGTATCCAAAAAGATTTACAATGATCTGGAAACAAAATATTCAGATCTAAAAAAAGAAAATCGTTCAATTGCTGACGAAAACGAAAGTTTAAAAACAGCAAAAAATCAATTAGAATTAGATCGTGATAAACTGACTAAAGATTTAGCAAACACAAAAGACGAACTGGCTAAACAAAAAGCAGATTTAGCAGCAGAACAAAAGAAATACAAAGTTTTGCAGGATTCTTATAATGCTTTAGAGAAAAACAGCAACGATGCATTAGAAAGTAACATGGCTAAAAACCGTGATTTATTGGCACAATTAGAAGCAAAATCTAAAAAATTAGCCGATGAGCAGGCTCGTTTGGATAAAACAGCAAATCGTTTAAAAGAGCTTGAAGATATGATTGCTGCTAAAGAAGAATCAATGCGCAAGCTGAAAGAAACTTTATCTAAAGCTTTAAATGGTTTTGAAGGCAAAGGTTTAACAGTTGAACAGAAAAACGGAAAAGTATATGTTTCTATGGAAAATAAATTGCTTTTCAATTCAGGAAGCTGGGCTGTAGGAACAGAAGGTAGAAAAGCGGTTGTAGAACTTGGAAAAGTATTAGGTGAAAATCCAGATCTTTCAGTTCTTATTGAAGGCCATACTGATGATGATCCGTATGCTGGTTCTGGGCCAATTGCAAACAACTGGGATTTATCTACAAAAAGAGCAACTGCAATTGTGGCTATTTTAAGTGAAAATACTAAAATCAACAAACAAAAACTTACGGCAGCAGGAAGAAGTGAATTTTCTCCTTTGGCAAGTAACGCAACTCCGGAAGGAAAAGCTAAAAACCGTAGAATCGAAATCATCTTAACGCCAAGATTAGATGAAATTGCTGATATGCTTAATAGCATAAACTAA
- a CDS encoding histidine kinase, whose translation MKRHLLLGFGLLFLLLLFPQGITAQALPEKKMESSKSKAKISKAAEDLSKSLDENDESKIAANYEKLANEFLNNGDNAKAEEYYKRALNTYAKLKLAEDKTRVTRSLAKAQENQKNFDSAIKNYEAAGSLTKDAAEEKINLNDANRLKNQSDPASQTNYVDSNIELFKREKKSQEVKEAYVQKAQNSLDLKDKKEAIESYKKALVYAKDKPEEVVKIKNEIAKVYVADNQFDKALSINQKLLADAKTNNDYTTEIKQLQSIASLYFEKQEPQKAISSLKEAYDLSFQKGNSAEAKKSLSSLIKYYKTKGEDKESMALYEQFFDNFEKLIKSDTTLIDAKTFQITEDKIRQLEKEKVLKDELISKKNTFNYFLLGSVGLLLLLFFFIAKALYSIKIKNKEIALQSLRREMNPHFIFNSLNSVNQFIAENKELEANKYLTSYSNLMRNMMENSNKDFISLDKEVEQLKKYLDLEHLRFQDKFDFEIVVDDSLDAERVLVPNMIIQPNLENAIWHGLRYLEKKGFLSLRFEYKNKKINVFIEDNGIGLTKSRELKTTNQKIYESRGLNNTKERIDLLNELYKKDIVFTILEKGLPESGTIVQIVFPLIDKI comes from the coding sequence GTGAAACGTCATTTATTACTTGGTTTTGGTCTGCTTTTTTTACTGCTGTTGTTTCCGCAGGGAATAACTGCGCAGGCACTTCCTGAAAAGAAAATGGAAAGCAGTAAGAGTAAAGCTAAAATCAGCAAAGCGGCTGAAGATTTATCTAAATCACTGGATGAAAACGATGAATCTAAAATTGCGGCCAATTACGAAAAATTAGCAAACGAATTTCTGAACAATGGAGACAATGCTAAAGCCGAAGAATATTATAAAAGGGCTTTAAATACTTATGCCAAATTAAAACTTGCCGAAGATAAAACCAGAGTTACAAGAAGTCTTGCCAAAGCGCAGGAAAACCAAAAAAACTTTGATTCGGCAATAAAAAATTACGAAGCGGCAGGTTCTTTAACAAAAGATGCTGCTGAAGAAAAAATCAATCTTAACGATGCCAATCGATTAAAAAATCAATCAGATCCGGCAAGTCAGACCAATTATGTTGATTCTAATATCGAACTGTTCAAAAGAGAAAAGAAAAGCCAGGAAGTTAAAGAAGCTTATGTTCAAAAAGCACAAAATTCTTTGGACCTGAAAGACAAAAAAGAGGCTATCGAAAGTTATAAAAAAGCGTTGGTCTATGCCAAAGACAAACCAGAAGAGGTCGTTAAAATCAAAAATGAAATTGCCAAAGTTTACGTTGCAGATAATCAATTTGACAAAGCGCTCAGTATTAACCAAAAACTGCTTGCGGATGCTAAAACAAATAATGATTATACGACCGAAATAAAACAATTACAATCTATAGCTTCGCTTTATTTTGAAAAACAGGAACCACAAAAAGCGATTTCTTCCTTGAAAGAAGCTTACGATTTATCATTTCAAAAAGGAAATTCGGCAGAAGCCAAAAAGAGTTTGTCTTCATTGATTAAATATTACAAGACAAAAGGCGAAGACAAAGAAAGTATGGCGTTGTACGAGCAGTTTTTTGATAATTTCGAAAAGTTAATCAAGTCTGATACCACGCTTATTGATGCTAAAACATTTCAGATTACCGAAGACAAAATTCGACAGCTTGAAAAAGAGAAAGTTCTAAAAGACGAACTGATCTCAAAGAAAAATACATTTAATTACTTTCTTTTAGGATCGGTTGGTTTACTGCTTCTTTTGTTTTTCTTTATTGCAAAAGCTTTGTATTCAATCAAAATCAAAAACAAAGAAATCGCTTTGCAGTCGCTTCGTCGTGAAATGAATCCGCATTTTATTTTCAACAGTTTAAACAGCGTGAACCAATTCATTGCAGAAAATAAGGAATTAGAAGCCAATAAATACCTGACTTCGTATTCGAATTTGATGCGAAACATGATGGAAAACTCGAATAAAGATTTTATTTCTTTGGATAAAGAAGTCGAACAGCTTAAAAAGTATCTGGATTTAGAACATCTTCGTTTTCAGGATAAATTTGATTTTGAAATTGTTGTGGATGATTCGCTTGATGCCGAAAGGGTTTTGGTTCCGAATATGATTATTCAGCCCAATCTGGAAAATGCAATCTGGCACGGACTGCGTTATTTGGAGAAAAAAGGTTTTTTGTCTTTGCGTTTTGAATATAAAAACAAAAAAATAAATGTTTTTATTGAAGACAATGGAATTGGTTTAACGAAAAGCCGTGAACTTAAAACAACGAACCAAAAAATCTATGAATCGCGCGGTTTAAACAATACAAAAGAACGAATTGACCTTTTGAATGAATTGTATAAAAAGGATATTGTGTTTACAATTTTAGAAAAAGGGCTGCCAGAATCTGGAACAATTGTTCAAATTGTTTTTCCATTAATTGATAAAATATGA
- a CDS encoding LytTR family DNA-binding domain-containing protein, with protein sequence MMTIQKIKSVIVEDELAAREVLKNYLSKYCPQVEVVGEAQNIKETVPLLHEIKPQLVFLDVEMPFGNAFDVLEACKDLQFETIFVTAFSEYSLKALNQSAAYYLLKPISIEELIVAVNKVQHQILNHEIFNRNKIIVENFHEQKPEKQQVILPTLEGFEVVKMEEIVRLRGNGNFTDLYLNNGSKKMVCRFLKHFSEILPLPFIRVHKSHIINLNCVKSYNKGGIVTLNDNTEIEVSPTYKEEFLKNFK encoded by the coding sequence ATGATGACAATCCAAAAGATAAAAAGTGTAATTGTCGAAGATGAATTGGCTGCGCGCGAAGTGCTTAAAAATTATTTGAGCAAATACTGTCCGCAGGTTGAGGTAGTCGGTGAAGCACAGAATATTAAAGAAACGGTTCCGTTGCTGCATGAAATTAAACCACAGTTGGTTTTTCTGGATGTAGAAATGCCTTTCGGAAATGCTTTTGATGTTTTGGAAGCGTGTAAAGATCTTCAGTTTGAAACCATCTTTGTAACGGCTTTTTCGGAGTATTCGCTAAAAGCGTTAAACCAAAGTGCGGCATATTATCTCCTGAAACCAATTAGCATTGAAGAACTGATTGTAGCGGTTAATAAGGTGCAGCATCAGATTCTAAATCATGAAATCTTCAATAGAAATAAAATTATTGTCGAAAATTTTCATGAACAAAAACCCGAAAAGCAACAAGTTATTTTACCCACGCTTGAAGGTTTTGAAGTGGTAAAAATGGAAGAAATCGTACGTCTTCGCGGTAACGGAAACTTTACCGATTTGTATTTGAATAATGGAAGTAAAAAAATGGTCTGCCGATTTTTAAAACACTTTTCAGAAATTCTGCCTCTGCCATTTATCAGGGTTCATAAATCACATATTATTAATTTGAATTGTGTAAAATCATATAATAAAGGCGGAATTGTAACACTTAATGATAATACTGAAATCGAAGTTTCGCCAACTTACAAAGAAGAGTTTTTGAAGAATTTTAAATAG
- a CDS encoding murein L,D-transpeptidase catalytic domain-containing protein, which translates to MKKILCFILFLLIPVISLSCENKKEKPIKIKISKPIYSYEEKLKSEIAAIRSFLGKSPKYNSDVVFFLDMKIESGRNRFFVYDLKNNKLLNKGLVGHGSGSETGIRGELKFSNVENSHCSSLGKYAIGGSYSGTFGKAYKLYGLDKTNNNAFNRNIVLHKYSEIPFEEQPYPICNSLGCPMVNEKFFSVLEKLIDNSKKKIILVMYY; encoded by the coding sequence ATGAAAAAGATTCTCTGCTTTATACTGTTTTTACTGATTCCAGTTATTTCCTTAAGCTGTGAAAACAAAAAAGAGAAACCAATAAAGATCAAAATATCAAAACCGATTTATTCCTACGAAGAGAAACTAAAAAGTGAGATTGCTGCCATCAGGAGCTTTTTGGGGAAATCTCCGAAATACAATTCAGACGTAGTTTTCTTTTTAGACATGAAGATAGAATCTGGAAGAAATCGGTTTTTTGTTTATGATTTAAAAAACAACAAATTGCTAAACAAAGGTTTGGTCGGGCATGGTTCTGGTTCAGAAACTGGAATTAGAGGCGAATTGAAATTTAGCAATGTCGAAAATTCACACTGCAGTTCGCTGGGTAAATATGCTATTGGAGGTTCTTATTCTGGAACATTTGGAAAAGCCTATAAATTATACGGTTTAGACAAAACCAACAATAATGCTTTTAATCGAAATATAGTATTGCACAAATACTCTGAAATTCCGTTTGAAGAACAGCCCTACCCTATCTGCAACAGTCTAGGCTGCCCGATGGTAAACGAAAAGTTTTTCAGTGTTCTTGAAAAGCTGATTGACAATTCAAAAAAGAAAATCATTTTGGTAATGTATTATTAA